From one Vanacampus margaritifer isolate UIUO_Vmar chromosome 12, RoL_Vmar_1.0, whole genome shotgun sequence genomic stretch:
- the LOC144061863 gene encoding N-lysine methyltransferase KMT5A-A-like isoform X1 produces the protein MSVMRPQRAKVKPKEEVAYFSSLGKDRDGFTMKYINSFKGRGVFSSCSFQKGVFPTEYRGEVISKQERENRLRVYHDAQKVFMFEFHYNGKTLWFPLKHNLMKTPLSQTAPKLTRFQLTHNLKT, from the exons atgtcagtcatgaggccacagagggcaaaagttaaacccaaagaagaggtagcatatttttcatccttaggtaaagacagggatggcttcaccatgaaatatattaattcattcaaag gtcgaggagtgttcagttcctgctcctttcagaagggagtctttcctactgaatatcgaggagaagttataagcaaacaggaacgtgaaaacaggctgagagtgtatcatgatgcccagaaggttttcatgtttgaatttcactacaatggaaaaacactatg gtttccactgaagcacaacctgatgaagacaccgctatcacagactgcgccaaagttgaccag gtttcaactgacgcacaacctgaagacatag